The following proteins are co-located in the Plasmodium vinckei vinckei genome assembly, chromosome: PVVCY_11 genome:
- a CDS encoding DNA polymerase 1, putative, with protein MKLSSIVIKNRNILRKYKNTNIQNIKNRNIYIYKQVHNYSHFINYNNIIHALQKKKENILTEASSFNSLLATLKEYKLDQIKKENAQLVVGKDETNSSHTLPSNKYNTVVYDWMQAVKIYISWFSEITDDKYKSKCFSLPTYLIFHVVVPNDFEILTNNLKTFENYDFYNFLDLANNSKLNTLGNSNFTKSYEKNDEGEDNGGIITYWTSQDANRNHPIIENVLLNQTKVSEELTKNNCNIGGGQEKEKIYFFTFNINELEKNEQVKEMINECIKGEFSSERNSINYEKEKNVNPFLFVVYDYKTLIHIFNNLKINLLNIKNVFDIYIVSTLLQLVQRGEKLQNVFSSYTEKTQNDFLSFSNNEYKKFAPYFRSYSIVPPEFSDVLSGKFGIYGWGKYQKKKNVTKKKKNEKNKNRLEKVDNIQDSNTNKENNSKFTFTNVEVKHINNIKKIVFGNKRSIYEITEEDMMSYCISRNIFLIILFNYLINLLKNNINILTLYIKIEQPLIFCISEIEKEGIYLNQKKIQEIQNNSNDPLMYKKQIEQLCGYDINLNSSKQVSSLLSKALFNGCFNHEIKTSLENSNNETVVSKNVVNPFNINDSDDHLMNVLNLNSNYFDYIANDQIQEPPQNDNNGKSAKRDKKKKKENSIPCQDVSSIALDQQNCTTEYDELNSLTSLDLQESNSFSSNNHDISEKINEPGNYKKNDEINSKIKIRQYSNTINEMKRNKSLQTNTKMLKIIIDELEKNNYVGEKEKDKIKQIINNIKLYRESKKLFQNYIENLPKHIQKNTNKIHCNFNQLGASTGRLSCDQPNLQNIHSKFRCTISLKNDETKPASFKIKNVKNNKSVNKNLLTFDYKQMELFVMAYLSFDSQLLKMLNNSDVFVETAKVLFNTNEVTKELRRMTKTVIYGILYGQSENGLAKNLLVSENFAKSLIDNFFNFYPNVFKFMQKQKILVKNINSVYTLIGRKRLVDPSIKNKYRISMNTPIQGCAADIMKFALLSCHKILSYFDSSNQDIDIFLKMNNINTSLLKKYKNYIKSTKLILQIHDELLFQCDENGTNDIIQLLNPVLENSFLNLIKYTNTQNRLLLLYDYMSDNISIHTYIENMKLLNTENYPLYNQTENFDTILRAFNLKLPIKAEVGTNINE; from the coding sequence atgaaattatcttctattgtaataaaaaatcgtaacattttaagaaaatataagaataccaatatacaaaatattaaaaatagaaatatttatatatataaacaagtACACAATTATTctcattttataaattataataatattatacatgctttacaaaaaaagaaggaaaatattttaaccGAAGCCAGTTCTTTTAACTCGCTTCTTGCCACATTAAAAGAGTATAAATTAGATCAAatcaaaaaagaaaacgCACAATTGGTTGTTGGAAAAGATGAAACAAATAGCTCCCACACATTACCCAGTAATAAGTATAATACTGTAGTATATGATTGGATGCAGGCTgtgaaaatttatataagttGGTTTTCTGAAATAACAGATGATAAATACAAATCCAAATGTTTTTCTCTTCCTACTTATTTGATATTTCATGTAGTTGTTCCTAAtgattttgaaatattaacaaacaatttaaagacttttgaaaattatgatttttataattttttagacCTTGCCAATAATAGTAAATTAAATACTTTAGGTAATTCAAATTTTACTAAATCatacgaaaaaaatgatgaggGAGAAGATAATGGTGGGATCATTACATATTGGACTAGCCAAGATGCAAATAGAAATCATCCCATTATTGAAAATGTTCTACTTAATCAGACAAAAGTATCTGAGGAActcacaaaaaataattgcaATATAGGTGGGGGTCAAGAGAaagagaaaatatattttttcacatttaatataaatgaattagaaaaaaatgaacaagTTAAGGAAATGATAAATGAATGTATAAAAGGGGAATTTTCAAGCGAAAGAAATAgtataaattatgaaaaagaaaaaaatgtaaatccATTTCTGTTTGTTGTATATGACTACAAAACATTAATACACATATttaacaatttaaaaataaacctattaaatattaaaaatgtatttgaTATTTATATCGTAAGCACCTTATTGCAACTTGTCCAAAGAGGAGAAAAATTACAGAACgtattttcttcatatactgaaaaaacacaaaatgattttttatcattttcaaataatgaatataaaaaatttgctCCATATTTTAGATCCTATTCTATTGTCCCACCAGAATTTTCGGATGTTCTTTCTGGAAAATTTGGAATTTATGGATGGGgaaaatatcaaaaaaaaaaaaatgtcacaaaaaaaaagaaaaatgaaaaaaataagaaccGTCTAGAAAAAGTAGACAACATTCAAGATAGCAATACAAATAAGGAAAATAATTCTAAATTTACTTTCACCAATGTAGAagtaaaacatataaataatattaaaaaaatagtatttggtaataaaagaagtatatatgaaattaCGGAAGAAGATATGATGAGTTATTGTATTTCtcgaaatatatttttaattatattatttaattatttaataaatctattaaaaaataatataaatatattaacactttatattaaaatcgAACAaccattaattttttgtataagtgaaattgaaaaagaaggaatatatttaaatcaaaaaaaaatacaagaAATACAAAACAATTCAAATGATCCattaatgtataaaaaacaaatagaaCAATTATGTGgatatgatataaatttaaattcatCTAAGCAAGTTTCTTCTCTTTTATCTAAAGCATTATTTAATGGGTGTTTTAATCATGAAATTAAAACTTCACTTGAAAATTCAAACAATGAAACAGTTgtttcaaaaaatgttgTGAACCCCTTCAATATCAATGATAGCGACGATCACCTAATGAATGTCTTAAACTTGAATTCGAATTACTTTGATTATATCGCAAATGATCAAATACAAGAACCCCCCCAAAATGACAACAACGGTAAAAGCGCAAAGCGtgataaaaagaaaaaaaaggaaaattcTATACCATGTCAAGATGTATCAAGCATAGCATTGGATCAACAAAATTGCACAACCGAATACGATGAATTAAATTCTTTAACCTCATTAGACCTTCAAGAGTCCAACAGTTTTAGCTCGAATAATCATGATATatcagaaaaaataaatgaacctggtaattataaaaaaaatgatgaaataaatagtaaaataaaaattagaCAATATAGTAATAcaataaatgaaatgaaaagaaataaatcattacaaacaaatacaaaaatgttaaaaataataatagatgagttagaaaaaaataattatgttggagaaaaagaaaaagataaaataaaacaaattattaataatataaaactatatagagaatcaaaaaaattatttcaaaattatattgaaaACTTACCAAAgcatatacaaaaaaatactaataAAATTCATTGCAATTTTAATCAATTAGGAGCATCAACAGGTAGATTATCTTGTGATCAAccaaatttacaaaatattcattCAAAGTTTAGATGTActatttcattaaaaaatgatgaaacaAAACCGGcatcttttaaaataaaaaatgtaaagaataataaatctgtaaataaaaatttacttACTTTCGATTATAAACAAATGGAATTATTTGTTATGGCATATTTAAGCTTTGATAGTCaactattaaaaatgttaaataaTAGTGATGTGTTTGTAGAAACTGCTaaagttttatttaatactaACGAAGTAACAAAAGAATTAAGAAGAATGACTAAAACTGTTATATATGGTATATTATATGGACAATCCGAAAATGGACTAGccaaaaatttattagttAGTGAAAATTTTGCAAAATCTTTaattgataatttttttaatttttatccaaatgtatttaaatttatgcaaaaacaaaaaatactagttaaaaatattaattcaGTTTACACATTAATAGGAAGAAAAAGATTAGTTGATCCaagtattaaaaataaatatagaataaGTATGAATACCCCTATTCAAGGTTGTGCAGCTGATATTATGAAATTCGCATTATTATCATGCCATAAAATACtttcatattttgataGTTCTAATCAAGATATTGATATTTTCCtcaaaatgaataatataaatacttccttattaaaaaaatataaaaattatataaaatcaacaaaattaattttacaaattcatgatgaattattatttcaatGTGATGAAAATGGAACTAACGATATTATACAATTATTAAATCCAGTTTTAGaaaattcttttttaaatttaataaaatatacaaatacacaaaataggttattattattatatgattatatgagtgataatatatctatacatacatacattgaaaatatgaaattattaaatacagAAAATTATCCCCTTTATAATCAAACTGAAAATTTTGATACTATTCTTAGAGCCTTTAATTTAAAGTTACCAATTAAAGCAGAAGTCGGGACTAACATTAAcgaataa
- a CDS encoding poly(A) polymerase PAP, putative yields MHTVYKSESLIECSNFLLCSKEEIEEFLELNEIKHDNEETYINYNIECALNKNVHDKKDEISNRRNIITNDNVTENKKHEYGVSDPVSLDYPTEEDLKKGNDVVELLKSYNLFETEQALKKREKVLGMINKLFHEFVIELSINQGINEEEAKEIYGNLYTFGSYRLGVITPNSDIDCIFLAPQNVTREIFFNEFYLKLQQDRNVKKLQALPETYTPIIQFMYDDVDIDLLLATLPYRTLKDCRYTLDNDYILKNLDEVTVRSLNGIRVADLILNSVPNKDNFRNTLRFIKLWAKRRGIYSNILGFLGGISWALLTAKICQIYPNYNISQLICKFFRVYSIWNWKYPVLIQNIKKYNVEGLKNFTIWDPEKNVKDKLHIMPIITPAFPCMNSTHNVTYCTRSILIEEIKRAHSIINYMELNPDADIGQVMEHVNNLMSHGNAININNVAKSGDIENVNIHSNSSSIWSCIIEPFDLFKTYKHFLHIQIMGTNELIYNLWKGWIESKIRLLFKKLETINELRIRPFPKFYTYKKDKFYYCSSFFIALIFFFKNPYDNTFNLSYAIRDFIDIVLNWPQKNKYANSFKINISYQKVSQVLDFLSSVSNDTKENNGDS; encoded by the coding sequence ATGCATACGGTTTACAAAAGTGAGAGTTTGATTGAATGTagcaattttttattgtgcAGTAAAGAAGAGATTGAGGAGTTTCTGGAATTGAATGAGATAAAACATGATAATGAAGagacatatataaattataatattgaatgtgcattaaataaaaatgtgcaCGATAAAAAGGATGAAATAAGTAACCgaagaaatataataactaATGATAATGTAactgaaaataaaaaacatgaaTATGGTGTATCAGATCCTGTATCTCTAGATTATCCAACAGAAgaagatttaaaaaaaggtaATGATGTTGtagaattattaaaaagttataatttatttgaaacCGAACaagcattaaaaaaaagagaaaaagtATTAGGtatgataaataaattatttcatgAATTTGTAATTGAATTATCTATTAATCAAGGAATAAATGAAGAAGAGgcaaaagaaatatatggaaatttatatacatttggTTCATATAGATTAGGAGTAATAACACCAAATAGTGATATagattgtatatttttagcaCCACAAAATGTAACaagagaaatattttttaatgagttttatttaaaattacaaCAAGATagaaatgtaaaaaaattacaagcATTACCAGAAACATATACACCTATTATTCAATTTATGTATGATGATGTAGATATAGATTTATTATTAGCAACATTACCATATAGGACATTAAAAGATTGTCGTTATACATTAGATAATGATTATatacttaaaaatttaGATGAAGTAACTGTTCGATCTTTAAATGGTATACGGGTTGctgatttaattttaaattcagTACCtaataaagataatttTCGAAATACTCTtagatttataaaattatgggCAAAAAGAAGAGGAATTTATAGTAATATTTTAGGGTTTTTAGGAGGTATTTCATGGGCATTATTGACAGCTAAGATTTGTCAAATATAtccaaattataatattagtcaattaatttgtaaattttttagaGTTTATTCTATATGGAATTGGAAATATCCTGTtcttatacaaaatattaaaaaatataatgttgaaggattaaaaaattttactaTATGGGATccagaaaaaaatgttaaagaCAAATTGCATATCATGCCAATTATTACACCCGCTTTTCCTTGTATGAATTCAACACACAATGTTACATATTGTACTAGAAGTATTTTAATCGAAGAAATTAAACGTGCCCATtccattattaattatatggaATTAAATCCAGATGCAGATATTGGGCAAGTTATGGAACATGTCAATAATTTGATGAGTCATGGAAATgctattaatattaataatgtaGCAAAATCTGGTGATATTGAAAATGTTAACATTCATAGTAACAGTAGTAGTATATGGTCATGTATTATTGAGccttttgatttatttaaaacatataaacattttttacacaTTCAAATTATGGGTACTAATGagcttatatataatttatggaAAGGTTGGATAGAAAGTAAAATTAGGTTACTCTTTAAAAAGTTAGAAACTATTAATGAACTAAGAATTCGACCATTCCCTAAATTTTAtacttataaaaaagacaaattttattattgctcttctttttttattgcccttatatttttttttaaaaacccTTATGACAATACTTTTAACTTGTCATACGCAATCAGAGATTTTATAGACATTGTCCTAAACTGgccacaaaaaaataaatatgcaaattcatttaaaattaacatCAGCTATCAAAAAGTATCTCAGGTTTTGGACTTCTTGTCAAGCGTTTCAAATGACACAAAGGAAAATAATGGAGATAGTTAA
- a CDS encoding oxidoreductase, putative, whose product MEIKNKSKSFLGVVLTDPSLRRLIFFTVTSLIICFLPIYKAIRYIVVKEYGGLSAFNAILYHCITNIIVIIIFYIVLLKKNIGGTTKDVLINRLKLKGKCVIVTGGYRGIGLAAVQEFLKYECHVVLACRSISHMDSVRANLLKKHPDAKIYCVELDLGSYKSIESCANYILKSFPKIDIIVNNAGFLNTKLEYINGLESTFFINYYGHFYLINLLYNRILTSGTLIVNLSSIAHSLLKESDVDYGFIYENNNDNSSKSNLLYRKEYSFSKLCMLYYSQQLQKRFEMQKSEACSVSINPGLVKSEFFRYEQSWFRAMCKNFAFPKTTLQGAQTILYVCLLDRRELAKGSYYSDCKLDYVRHYAKDIKKSEELWRISEEILANKGK is encoded by the exons atggaaataaaaaataagagcAAATCATTTCTTGGTGTTGTTCTAACTGATCCATCATTGAGAAGactgattttttttactgtAACTTCGCTAATAATATg TTTTCTTCCAATATATAAAGCCATAAGATATATTGTTGTTAAGGAATATGGTGGACTTTCGGCGTTTAATGCTATATTATATCACTGTATCacaaatataatagttataattatattttatattgtcttgctaaaaaaaaatattggtGGTACTACCAAAGATGTTCTTATAAACcgattaaaattaaaaggaaAATGTGTAATCGTTACag GAGGATATAGAGGAATAGGACTAGCTGCTGTCCaggaatttttaaaatatgaatgcCACGTTGTTTTAGCATGCAGATCAATAAGCCATATGGATTCGGTTCGcgcaaatttattaaaaaaacatccTGA TGCGAAAATATATTGCGTCGAGCTAGATCTTGGATCCTATAAAAGCATAGAAAGTTGTgctaattatatattaaaatcgTTTCCCAAAATTGATATAATAGTTAACAATGCAG GATTTTTGAACACAAAActtgaatatataaatggaCTTGAATCAACATTCTTTATTAACTATTATGGCcacttttatttaattaatctTTTATATAACCGAATATTAACATCAGGAACATTAATCGTGAATCTTAGCAGTATAGCACACAGTCTCTTGAAGGAATCG GATGTTGATTATGGctttatttatgaaaataataacgaTAATTCCAGTAAATCAAATCTTCTTTATCGAAAGGAATATAGTTTTTCTAAATTATGTATGCTTTATTATTCACAGCAATTACAGAAAAG ATTTGAAATGCAAAAATCAGAAGCATGTTCAGTATCAATAAACCCAGGTCTAGTCAAATCAGAATTTTTTCGATATGAACAAAGTTGGTTTAGAGCAATGTGTAAAAATTTTGCATTCCCAAAGACAACTCTACAAGGGGCTCAAACCATACT TTACGTATGTCTCTTGGATCGCCGTGAACTAGCCAAAGGATCTTACTACTCTGATTGCAAATTGGATTATGTTCGACACTATGCCaaggatataaaaaaatcagag GAACTATGGCGAATTTCTGAGGAAATACTTGCAAACAAGGGAAAATAA
- a CDS encoding 3-oxoacyl-acyl-carrier protein synthase, putative, translating into MCKCGCRTTLFNPIVVYSKKYGFVKNNAQRTKKNIIRNLSLYTTYNANELKKYCETSRVVCTGVGVVNGVGIGIDQFWENILNGYNSIDKVTKFDVTGMPCGIASSIDKKNFNPPDYYTNKKDANRNDDCTHYAIAATRLAIDDAKINLNKIDSNKIGTIIGSGIGGLDFLEREMKIMYEKGHKRVSPYLIPAMIANTPSGLVSIENNLRGISVGMLSACATSGNTIGEAYRYIKYKEYDVMICGGTEASITPISFAGFNALRAMAVGYNDNPKKACRPFDLKRSGFVMGEGSGVLILESYEHAIKRNAKIYGEILAYSSESDAFHITSPEPNGLGLTNSINKAIKNANISISDIKYINAHGTSTKLNDQIETKVFKNVFKDHAYKLHISSTKSMTGHCIGAAGAIESIICLKTMQTNIIPPTINYEHKDEECDLNYTPNKSIPSKQNIDFSLNTNLGFGGHNTALLFKKITK; encoded by the exons ATGTGCAAGTGTGGTTGTAGAACAACACTATTTAATCCTATAGTG GTATATagcaaaaaatatggatttGTCAAGAATAATGCTCAAagaactaaaaaaaatataatcagGAATTTAAGTCTATACACCACTTACAATgcaaatgaattaaaaaaatattgtgaa aCTTCCAGAGTTGTATGCACAGGTGTTGGTGTTGTAAATGGAGTTGGAATTGGAATAGACCAATTTTGGGAGAACATACTTAATGGATATAATTCGATTGACAAAGTAACAAAATTTGATGTAACAGGTATGCCATGCGGAATAGCTAGCTCaatagataaaaaaaattttaaccCTCCTGattattatacaaataaaaaggatGCAAATCGTAATGACGATTGTACGCATTATGCTATAGCTGCAACTAGATTAGCAATAGATGATgcgaaaataaatttaaacaaaattgatagtaataaaattggAACAATTATTGGAAGTGGTATTGGTGGCTTGGATTTTTTAGAAAgagaaatgaaaataatgtatgAAAAAGGCCATAAAAGAGTAAGCCCATATTTAATACCTGCGATGATTGCAAATACACCATCGGGACTTGTAtctattgaaaataatttaagaGGAATTTCTGTTGGTATGTTAAGTGCATGTGCAACATCAGGAAATACTATTGGTGAAGCATATcgatatataaaatataaagaatatgaCGTTATGATATGTGGGGGGACTGAAGCTAGTATTACTCCGATTAGTTTTGCTGGATTTAATGCATTAAGAGCAATGGCTGTTGGGTATAATGATAATCCTAAAAAGGCATGTAGACcttttgatttaaaaagaaGTGGATTTGTTATGGGTGAGGGGTCAGGTGTTTTAATACTAGAGTCATATGAACATgcaataaaaagaaatgcAAAAATTTATGGAGAAATTTTAGCATATTCTTCTGAAAGTGATGCATTTCATATAACATCTCCTGAACCTAATGGTTTAGGATTAACAAATTCGATAAATAAggcaataaaaaatgctaaCATAAGTATATCcgatattaaatatataaatgccCATGGGACATCAACTAAATTAAATGATCAAATCGAAACAAAAGTTTTTAAGAATGTTTTTAAAGATCATGCATACAAGTTACATATATCCTCGACTAAAAGTATGACAGGCCATTGTATAGGAGCAGCAGGGGCTATTGAATCTATTATATGCTTAAAAACTATgcaaacaaatattataccCCCAACAATTAATTACGAGCATAAAGATGAGGAATGTGATCTCAATTACACACCTAATAAATCCATACCctcaaaacaaaatatcgatttttcattaaatacTAATTTAGGGTTTGGTGGCCATAATACAGCGttattattcaaaaaaattacaaaataa
- a CDS encoding Sec14 protein, putative produces the protein MELSRGKIIVEKKINEYTIDEDVFLFEPCEEDIYDKNNNLRYIFHNTFISTEEEIIISEFKKFCKNKCLKINKSFFENECLRYLYSAQFDFGKAFELIKNNYEFRLSDILPINESDIIGYINKGIMYWHGRDKKCRPIIIINLLNIELLDIQKLTNLFFFCFEFFLKYLCIPGKVENYISLIDCSGISISKFPMSTFMRLLEIMNSKYRCRLFRMYIIDAPKLFKSFGKSFLNFAPSYMTKKLKILDSNYSSYLKEEILETQLEKKYGGIQENKDNAYYPFSFYPNCYSTEKNTKSSKNNSTLIDIFSKIDHQIYDHISSGYSMHLKLVEIGEKESIRQRYDHLKEKVEYEESGEVKKNKSINDLPDNEGTNTHSKTNANTISSQKSSQSYKTMKKKKSKKLSLSTQDSFINNNFINCMISKKYYIDSANINFNNLMKSHKYINYKSKYIVNIASLHKWFFKVKNLYLSNIASNYLTNKFPFLIDHIVNRSKCKSLYDYIKYIDQISATKKSEYISKTSMQTNSEIISSLSSDKKFDSRNDFINASASYSISSKKDTQENANATVTTAHSINSCDEADDKIYCNKYETISHGRPSNVLSKSKSENHNAPNFKTNMSKKICSSGDMKNKIVYRAESANEKIQFYCDSASIFEENTQVLLNDKDNNTRQHKYQNNITTNGKNDQKKKHYKITAANSIFKDEIPEQKLEGTHNKNDKILGKSNINLEKGAKNNNANISNSINHGYKKKYTNDITVASTITKKGSNTSYDKALDKKGGIIKKDDTPIFYSESREHFEKNSTFQNLSSLNNHIQNNNDPQKNVKKKSKRIKIIGLNFFNKTSPTT, from the coding sequence ATGGAGCTATCAAGGGGGAAAATTATTGtggaaaagaaaataaatgagtATACAATAGATGAGGATGTCTTTTTGTTTGAACCATGTGAAGaagatatatatgataaaaataacaaccTGAGATACATATTTCACAACACATTTATTAGCACAGAAGAAgagataataataagtgaatttaaaaaattttgtaaaaataaatgtttaaaaattaataaaagtttttttgaaaatgaatGTCTAcgttatttatattcagCACAATTTGATTTTGGAAAGGCTTTTGAGTTAATTaagaataattatgaatttCGATTATCTGATATATTGCCAATAAATGAAAGTGATATTATAggatacataaataaaggTATAATGTATTGGCATGGTCGAGATAAAAAATGCCGAcctataattataataaatttactAAATATAGAACTATTAGatattcaaaaattaacaaatttattttttttttgctttgaattttttttaaaatatttatgtataccTGGAAAGGtcgaaaattatatatcattaatCGATTGTTCAGGTATATCTATATCCAAATTTCCAATGTCTACTTTTATGCGGTTATTAGAAATTATGAattcaaaatatagatGCAGATTATTTAGAATGTATATTATAGACGCtcctaaattatttaaatcttttggaaaatcatttttaaattttgcaCCTTCTTATATgactaaaaaattaaaaattttagatTCAAATTACTCAtcttatttaaaagaagaaatattagaaacacaattagaaaaaaaatatggaggAATACAAGAAAATAAGGATAATGCATATTAtccattttctttttatccTAATTGTTATTCTactgaaaaaaatacaaaatcttcaaaaaataattctacTTTAATAGACATATTTAGTAAAATAGATCATCAAATATATGATCATATATCATCTGGATATTCAATGCATTTGAAATTAGTTGAAATTGGAGAAAAGGAATCGATTAGACAAAGATATGACCATTTGAAGGAGAAAGTAGAATATGAAGAAAGTGGggaagtaaaaaaaaataaaagcatTAATGATTTACCAGATAATGAAGGTACTAATACACATTCAAAGACAAATGCGAACACTATTAGTAGTCAAAAAAGCAGCCaatcatataaaacaatgaaaaaaaaaaaaagcaaaaaattGAGCCTGAGTACACAAGAtagttttataaataataattttattaattgtatgataagtaaaaaatattatatagatagtgctaatataaattttaataatctTATGAAAAgccataaatatattaattataaatctaaatatatagttaATATAGCTAGTTTACATAAATGGTTTTTTAAAGtcaaaaatttatatttatcaaacATTGCTTCGAACTatttaacaaataaatttccatttttaattgatCATATTGTAAATAGATCAAAATGTAAGTCTTTGtatgattatattaaatatatcgaTCAAATTAGTGCTACTAAAAAATCagaatatatatctaaGACTAGTATGCAAACTAATAGTGAAATTATAAGCAGCTTAAGTtctgataaaaaatttgatagTCGAAATGATTTTATTAATGCAAGTGCGTCTTATAGTATATCAAGCAAAAAAGATACTCAAGAAAATGCCAATGCAACAGTAACAACTGCACATTCAATAAACAGTTGTGATGAAGCAgatgataaaatttattgtaataaatatgaaacaATTTCTCATGGTCGTCCGTCAAATGTACTTTCAAAGAGCAAAAGTGAAAATCATAATGCACccaattttaaaacaaacatgtctaaaaaaatatgcagtAGTGGggatatgaaaaataagatAGTATACAGAGCCGAATCagcaaatgaaaaaattcaattttattgtGATTCAGCATCTATTTTTGAAGAGAATACTCAAGTACTATTAAATGACAAAGACAATAATACTAGACAACataaatatcaaaataatataacgacaaatggaaaaaatgaccaaaaaaaaaaacattataaaattacGGCAGCCAATTCAATATTTAAGGATGAGATTCCCGAACAAAAATTGGAAGGTAcccataataaaaatgataaaatattggGGAAATCAAATATAAACTTAGAAAAGGGAGctaaaaacaataatgcTAATATTAGCAATAGTATTAATCATGGctataagaaaaaatatactaatGATATAACAGTTGCGAGTACTATTACTAAAAAGGGATCGAACACATCTTATGATAAAGCATTGGATAAAAAGGGgggtataataaaaaaggatgATACGCCGATATTCTATAGCGAAAGTAGAGAACactttgaaaaaaattcgacttttcaaaatttatcaAGCCTTAACAACcatattcaaaataataatgatccccaaaaaaatgttaaaaaaaaaagtaaaaggatcaaaataataggcttgaatttttttaataaaacgTCTCCTACGACCtaa